A single genomic interval of Lepidochelys kempii isolate rLepKem1 chromosome 13, rLepKem1.hap2, whole genome shotgun sequence harbors:
- the LOC140897208 gene encoding olfactory receptor 10A7-like translates to MAQGNSTAVNEFIILGFSSSLLGQVLLFLMYSAIYTLTLLGNSLIVLITLVDPALHIPMYFFMGNLSFLEICYSSVTLPKMMVISLTGDNTISFIGCAAQMYFFLLLGSAECYLLAAMAYDRYVAICHPLHYVAIMERRSCTWLVAGSWLSGIPVSFIQTTLVFTSPFCGPNKIDHFFCDVAPVLRLVCADTSRNEMSNIMVTVVFLATPFTLILTSYTCIIATVLKMSSPGSRHKAFSTCSSHLVVVMLFYGSGMVMYLRPRSSHEPENDKLLSLFYTVVTPMLNPVIYSLRNEEVNEPLRVWLMLLDPMMVSPE, encoded by the exons ATGGCACAGGGAAACAGCACTGCGGTGAATGAGTTCATTATCTTGGGATTTTCCAGCAGCCTGCTAGGGCAGGTGCTGCTTTTCCTGATGTATTCTGCTATCTACACTCTCACCCTGCTGGGAAACAGTCTCATTGTTCTCATCACACTAGTTGACCCTGCCCTCCACATCCCCATGTATTTCTTCATGGGGAACTTGTCCTTCCTGGAGATCTGCTACAGCTCAGTCACCCTGCCCAAGATGATGGTCATCTCCCTCACTGGAGATAACACCATCTCATTCATTGGTTGTGCAGCTCAGAtgtattttttccttctcctggGCTCTGCTGAGTGCTATCTCCTGGCTGCCATGGCCTATGACCGCTATGTGGCCATATGCCACCCTCTGCATTATGTGGCCATCATGGAGAGGAGGTCTTGCACCTGGCTTGTGGCCGGCTCCTGGCTGAGTGGGATTCCTGTCTCCTTCATCCAAACCACCTTGGTTTTCACCTCCCCGTTCTGTGGCCCCAACAAAATCgaccatttcttctgtgatgtGGCACCCGTGCTGCGGCTGGTCTGCGCCGACACATCACGCAACGAGATGTCCAACATCATGGTCACTGTGGTCTTCCTTGCCACCCCGTTCACCCTCATCCTAACCTCCTACACCTGCATCATTGCCACCGTCCTGAAAATGTCCTCCCCGGGGAGCAGgcacaaagccttctccacctgttCCTCGCACCTGGTGGTGGTGATGCTCTTTTATGGCTCCGGCATGGTCATGTATCTGCGTCCCAGATCTAGCCATGAGCCGGAGAATGACAAGCTGCTGTCCCTCTTCTATACCGTAGTCACCCCCATGCTGAACCCcgtcatctacagcctgaggaacgaGGAG gtgaacgagcctctgagagtgtggctgatgttattagaccctatgatggtgtcccctgaatag